One Siniperca chuatsi isolate FFG_IHB_CAS linkage group LG3, ASM2008510v1, whole genome shotgun sequence genomic region harbors:
- the txndc11 gene encoding thioredoxin domain-containing protein 11: protein MLRRVRQSLRQVLFLMARRPGLLCGAIVLGVLLILAVKFTCSRAKNVVAASRPPVRFFSAEAPVVDLYLGQLDQVERLRSMAEVSLIFFYAPWCAHSMTARQEVQQVAKKLAKQVQFVAVNCWWSQGKCRRQNRFYQYPIIHLFYSRFGPIEYKGPFVAQYVESFILRVITPLTYLPSRAKLKEFLSYHEPRVVGFFQFNSSPQPPGYITYLSSALHALKRDFRGVVRFGVVTNKQVAEAISLKEDETVYLYRRLNSSLIFPRRERNFTSEAICSWVFEHHETVIHWLQPPGTKSRLLEYELTKGPALLLFLPYNPLGSKPNPILQQFADIAVRYHSCDNNNHSSLDKSFTSHSLCCQSVPLPESSTSVCEVCLSLSRSSLTSSSVHCLFPSTTQGGDVLHSYLRHCCLHQLPAPMSIKTTTSVGCSNFLNSYSPFSQYSACCRKVAKEEPDMQRVPLLPPSLSIPPSSVPQQGGDGITGLRCQTNRTLRFYVLDVALNWPLAVRLGATGNGSASLHQEAGVRGDGSFAAIVNLKDEVHYVLHRSPATTLTESLEAFIRNFSAPYSLLQRHLVGEEERKGGEGETRHPDKHQHSHPRHLITELTTFSFLPCVMDLQKDVLLFYYTQWCGFCSVLNHIIIQLARLLQGNSTITVARVNVARNDLPWEFMVDHVPSILLFPKYRKHFSVKFPDDLPITLPNLLHFILQHSGSVQHADKPVAASSEDECPGPSAVLRAEFLALQHEVQALHHAREHLSQQLAQLWRDNRRLKFDTLRLEAQNVELQRERQSLEEQHREKSRQLVEAVRRLQELADASENLLNENTLLRVLLRALKDRTDSKEQAEVESKEAEQKRSHMAS from the exons ATGCTGCGCCGGGTGCGGCAGTCTCTCCGGCAGGTGCTGTTCCTGATGGCCCGGAGACCGGGTCTACTGTGCGGGGCTATCGTGCTCGGCGTCCTGCTCATACTGGCCGTCAAGTTCACATGCAG CCGTGCTAAGAATGTGGTGGCAGCATCTCGACCTCCGGTGCGGTTCTTCTCTGCCGAGGCCCCGGTAGTGGACCTCTACCTGGGTCAGCTAGACCAG GTGGAGCGTCTCAGGAGTATGGCGGAGGTATCTCTCATCTTCTTCTATGCACCGTGGTGTGCTCACTCAATGACTGCCCGGCAGGAAGTGCAGCAGGTGGCTAAGAAGCTGGCCAAACAG gtgcaGTTTGTGGCTGTTAACTGCTGGTGGAGTCAGGGGAAATGCAGGAGGCAAAACCGCTTCTATCAGTACCCGATCATCCATCTATTTTACAGCAG GTTTGGGCCTATAGAGTACAAGGGTCCATTTGTGGCTCAATATGTGGAAAGTTTTATCCTCAGAGTCATCACACCGCTCACTTACCTCCCATCAAGAGCCAAACTTAAAGAGTTCCTCTCCTATCACGAG CCTCGAGTGGTGGGTTTCTTCCAGTTTAACTCCTCTCCTCAGCCGCCAGGGTACATCACATatctgtcctctgctctgcacGCCCTGAAAAGGG aTTTCCGTGGTGTTGTACGTTTCGGGGTTGTAACCAACAAACAGGTGGCAGAGGCCATCTCACTAAAAGAAGATGAAACAGTTTACCTTTACAGAAGATTAAACTCCTCTTTG atTTTCCCTCGAAGGGAACGCAACTTCACATCAGAGGCCATCTGTAGTTGGGTTTTTGAACACCACGAGACCGTCATCCATTGGTTGCAGCCTCCAGGAACAAAGTCCCGCCTCCTGGAATATGAGCTGACTAAAGGTcctgcactgctgctgtttctgccGTACAATCCACTTGGGTCCAAGCCCAATCCCATACTGCAGCAG tttgCAGACATTGCCGTGCGTTATCATTCCTGTGACAACAATAACCACTCCAGCTTGGACAAAAGTTTCACCTCCCACTCGCTGTGCTGCCAGTCAGTTCCTCTCCCAGAGTCcagtacaagtgtgtgtgaggtgtgccTCAGCTTGTCACGATCGAGCCTGACCAGCTCGTCTGTACACTGCTTGTTCCCCTCCACGACTCAGGGAGGAGATGTGTTGCATTCTTATCTCAGACACTGCTGCCTTCACCAACTACCTGCCCCCATGTCCATAAAAACCACAACCTCAGTGGGCTGTAGCAACTTTCTGAACAGCTATAGCCCATTTAGTCAATACAGTGCCTGCTGTAGAAAAGTAGCCAAAGAGGAGCCAGACATGCAAAGAGTTCCCCTTCTGCCTCCTTCTTtgtccatccctccatcctctgtCCCTCAGCAGGGAGGAGACGGCATCACAGGGCTCCGGTGTCAGACCAACAGGACGCTCAGGTTTTATGTACTGGATGTTGCTCTGAACTGGCCTCTGGCGGTGAGGCTTGGAGCAACAGGCAACGGAAGTGCTTCTCTTCACCAGGAGGCTGGTGTGCGAGGTGACGGGTCGTTTGCAGCTATTGTGAATCTGAAGGATGAGGTTCATTATGTTCTCCACCGCAGCCCAGCAACCACACTGACAGAGTCTTTGG AGGCGTTCATCAGGAACTTCAGTGCTCCATACAGCCTCTTGCAGAGACACTTGgtgggagaagaagaaaggaaaggaggggagggggaaacCAGGCATCCAGACAAACACCAGCACTCGCACCCACGCCATCTCATCACAGAACTGACCACTTTCTCCTTTCTGCCCTGCGTCATGGACCTCCAAAAG GATGTGCTGCTGTTCTATTACACTCAGTGGTGTGGATTTTGCTCTGTTCTCAACCACATCATCATCCAGCTGGCCCGATTGTTACAGGGAAACAGCACCATCACTGTGGCcag GGTGAATGTTGCACGTAATGACCTTCCATGGGAGTTCATGGTGGATCATGTTCCCTCTATTCTTCTGTTTCCCAAATACAG aaaacattttagtgtGAAGTTTCCTGATGACCTGCCTATCACATTACCCAACCTCCTTCACTTCATCCTGCAGCACTCTGGCTCTGTACAACATGCAGACAAACCAGTGGCAGCTTCTAGCGAAGACGAGTGTCCAGGACCCAGTGCTGTCCTCCGTGCAGAGTTTCTGGCACTCCAGCATGAGGTTCAAGCGCTGCATCACGCCCGCGAACATCTCTCCCAACAGCTGGCGCAGCTGTGGCGTGACAACCGCAGACTAAAATTTGACACTCTTCGCTTAGAGGCCCAGAACGTAGAGCTGCAGCGAGAAAGGCAAAGCTTAGAGGAACAGCACCGGGAGAAAAGCCGGCAGCTCGTGGAGGCGGTGAGACGGCTGCAGGAGCTGGCAGACGCCTCTGAAAACCTGCTGAATGAGAACACACTGCTCAGGGTCCTGCTGAGGGCGCTGAAGGACAGGACTGACTCTAAAGAGCAGGCAGAAGTGGAGAGCAAAGAGGCAGAGCAGAAAAGAAGCCATATGGCCTCCTGA
- the LOC122872154 gene encoding lipopolysaccharide-induced tumor necrosis factor-alpha factor homolog, which yields MANAQVPVVTVGPLGDSPVQVACPKCRQTVLSKVDYSSGLLTYLFCGGLFFCGFVLGCCLIPFCVDRLKDAKHTCPTCKTVLGVYKRL from the exons ATGGCAAATGCACAAGTGCCTGTTG TGACAGTCGGCCCATTGGGAGACAGTCCAGTTCAGGTTGCCTGTCCTAAGTGCCGTCAGACAGTACTCTCCAAGGTGGACTACTCCTCTGGTTTGCTCACCTACCTTTTCTGTGGAGGACTCTTCTTCTGTGG CTTTGTTTTAGGTTGCTGTCTCATCCCATTCTGTGTGGACCGGCTGAAAGATGCCAAGCACACTTGTCCTACCTGCAAGACTGTACTTGGCGTGTATAAACGCTTATAA